The following coding sequences lie in one Metallumcola ferriviriculae genomic window:
- a CDS encoding HD domain-containing phosphohydrolase has protein sequence MILLSIALIASFFLEPRARMILITSVMLGFFAFMLIVTLKSYDNKFIINFEPYPAMFADIFLISALVKVSGGVGSVFHPLYIVEFILMGYFYGRIQTVIAGLLAAAGFYYASYIGPHLLKALLQIGITFATAILVGFIARHRAKVQQERSMELMPEIQAGRLRKNRKAMESLSRLASAMSGLKDVEEVSMLMDSYLKYIGHAEKVVFALPGQDGDYAVYLKDQTKRTVSKRFAISREVILQHQALLSDRVESLSSTRDNPLFNKWYVVSEKIPILREFIGDFKSCMYSPILHGDEIYGLIVVANCNHHHAFGTEEMEMLAILRHALAVYLKNLDNISKLEIKNDEIVHMAAKMVDLKDRYTHQHSQRVANIAVMIGEALGFEKEALVKLETASLLHDVGKVGIADAVLNKPGKLDDEEFNLIKAHPVVGEELIKRVSGLEEEAVWVGQHHEKFDGTGYPAGIAGANITLAGRIIAVADAYEAMTSDRAYRRRKDRREAVAEIRHNAGSQFDPGVVEAFIRVESLLEMSQINDIGLKNAIS, from the coding sequence ATGATTTTACTTTCCATAGCATTGATTGCATCATTTTTCCTTGAACCTCGGGCTAGGATGATTCTTATCACCAGCGTGATGTTGGGTTTTTTTGCATTTATGCTTATCGTAACACTGAAATCTTATGATAATAAGTTTATAATAAATTTTGAACCCTATCCGGCGATGTTCGCGGATATCTTTCTTATCTCCGCCTTAGTCAAAGTTAGCGGGGGGGTAGGCAGCGTCTTTCATCCTCTTTACATAGTGGAATTTATTTTAATGGGTTACTTTTATGGCCGGATTCAGACGGTTATAGCGGGGTTGCTGGCTGCGGCAGGTTTTTATTATGCATCGTATATCGGACCACATTTGTTAAAGGCGCTGCTTCAGATTGGTATCACTTTCGCTACCGCGATATTGGTGGGCTTTATTGCCCGGCATAGGGCAAAAGTCCAGCAGGAAAGGTCAATGGAATTGATGCCGGAAATACAAGCGGGCAGACTGAGGAAAAACCGTAAAGCCATGGAGTCTTTAAGCAGATTGGCTTCGGCTATGTCAGGCCTTAAAGATGTAGAAGAGGTATCGATGCTGATGGATTCCTATCTAAAGTATATCGGCCATGCGGAGAAAGTTGTCTTTGCGCTGCCTGGTCAAGATGGTGATTATGCTGTCTACTTAAAGGACCAAACTAAAAGGACAGTATCCAAGCGTTTTGCCATTAGTCGAGAGGTTATTCTGCAGCATCAAGCGCTTCTTTCAGACAGGGTTGAAAGCCTCAGCAGTACCAGAGATAATCCCCTTTTTAACAAATGGTATGTCGTATCGGAGAAAATTCCTATCCTAAGGGAATTTATTGGAGATTTTAAAAGCTGCATGTATTCCCCCATTCTTCATGGGGACGAAATATACGGCCTAATAGTAGTGGCCAATTGTAACCATCACCATGCTTTTGGTACTGAAGAGATGGAGATGCTGGCGATATTACGGCATGCATTGGCAGTTTATCTGAAGAATCTTGATAATATTTCAAAGCTAGAGATAAAAAATGATGAAATTGTTCATATGGCTGCTAAAATGGTAGATTTAAAAGACCGTTATACCCATCAGCATTCTCAGCGGGTGGCTAATATTGCGGTGATGATAGGTGAAGCACTGGGGTTTGAAAAAGAGGCATTGGTGAAGCTCGAAACAGCAAGTCTATTGCATGATGTCGGTAAAGTAGGTATAGCCGATGCAGTACTCAACAAGCCGGGCAAACTAGACGATGAAGAATTTAACTTAATTAAGGCCCATCCGGTTGTGGGTGAGGAACTGATTAAGAGGGTAAGCGGCCTTGAAGAGGAAGCGGTTTGGGTGGGACAGCATCATGAAAAATTCGACGGAACGGGCTATCCCGCAGGTATCGCCGGGGCAAATATAACTTTGGCAGGCCGTATCATTGCGGTAGCTGATGCTTACGAGGCCATGACCTCAGACCGTGCTTACCGGAGGCGGAAAGACCGGCGCGAAGCTGTGGCAGAAATTAGGCACAACGCCGGCAGCCAATTCGACCCCGGGGTCGTGGAGGCTTTTATAAGAGTAGAGAGTTTGCTGGAAATGTCGCAAATAAATGATATAGGACTTAAAAATGCAATAAGTTAA
- a CDS encoding MFS transporter, translating to MLEVTKNKVSGNSIHLLAFFGVAYVVFLNFYTAITILPMYTLFLGGSEMTAGIQSVLFYLAAIVMRFYFGPMTDRLGRKAPLLVGAIAFGTAPFFFLISDNLWMLGLARIYQAIGLAAFLSSGSSFVADMAPAEKMGRYIGAYRLVNTLALLSGPPLAMAIINHSGYDLWFKVAFAAGAVAVILMTVIKTPPVDKWEHSGSLTSFKAVLTNINLRPAFFSIALISISYGVLLTFTSLYISRVTQVVNPGFYFTYFGVAAIAANLAVGFLSDRFGRAAVLLPELVLMGLGTAILFFLPLSAMILIVSSILAGFGFGGALLTSIAWLVDLADKRMRGTVLAVQESTIDCFFGIGSFIFGVAADWIGMGLSFAVTGAAIMIAALLLLRNLKQSTVKQSLRSLN from the coding sequence ATGTTAGAGGTTACAAAGAATAAGGTTTCAGGTAATTCGATACATTTGTTGGCTTTTTTTGGCGTAGCCTATGTGGTGTTTCTTAACTTCTATACGGCTATAACTATCTTACCCATGTATACATTGTTTTTAGGCGGCTCGGAAATGACTGCGGGGATTCAATCAGTGCTTTTCTACTTAGCGGCCATCGTTATGCGTTTTTACTTTGGCCCGATGACTGACAGACTGGGAAGAAAAGCACCTTTATTGGTCGGTGCCATTGCCTTTGGTACTGCTCCGTTTTTCTTCCTAATCAGTGATAATTTATGGATGCTGGGACTAGCCAGGATTTATCAGGCCATCGGCTTGGCTGCTTTTTTATCCAGCGGTAGTTCCTTTGTGGCGGATATGGCACCGGCTGAAAAAATGGGGCGCTATATCGGTGCCTATCGGCTGGTAAACACCTTGGCCCTATTAAGTGGCCCGCCGCTTGCTATGGCAATAATTAATCACAGCGGCTATGATTTATGGTTTAAAGTAGCTTTTGCAGCTGGTGCCGTGGCGGTCATCTTGATGACAGTGATCAAGACGCCGCCGGTGGATAAGTGGGAACATTCCGGTTCTTTGACCTCCTTCAAAGCCGTTCTTACCAATATTAACCTGCGCCCCGCTTTTTTCAGTATCGCTTTAATTTCGATTAGTTATGGTGTGCTGCTTACCTTCACTTCTCTTTATATTTCTCGGGTGACCCAGGTAGTCAATCCAGGCTTTTATTTTACCTACTTTGGCGTGGCCGCAATCGCGGCTAACCTGGCCGTGGGTTTTCTTTCCGACCGCTTTGGCAGGGCTGCTGTGCTGCTGCCGGAGCTGGTATTAATGGGCCTTGGTACGGCGATACTCTTTTTTCTCCCGTTGTCCGCAATGATACTGATAGTCAGCAGTATCCTCGCAGGATTTGGCTTTGGCGGTGCCCTTCTGACCTCTATTGCCTGGTTGGTGGATCTGGCGGACAAAAGAATGCGGGGCACGGTGCTGGCGGTACAGGAAAGTACCATCGACTGTTTTTTTGGTATTGGCTCCTTTATTTTCGGTGTTGCTGCGGACTGGATAGGGATGGGTCTATCTTTTGCCGTCACAGGCGCAGCGATAATGATAGCCGCTCTGTTATTATTGAGAAATTTGAAACAGTCCACAGTTAAACAATCACTTCGGTCATTAAATTAA
- a CDS encoding TRAP transporter large permease — translation MLLVFLTMIILLLLGFPFMVTLLGSTLLYFFIYLPGFNMNVVVQQIISGVSPPALVAVPMFILAAEIITSGKSSQKLIRMIRSFVGHIPGGLPITTNLSCTLFGAVSGSTQATVSAIGGAMRPMLLKAGYPSSFTLGLIINSSDIAFLIPPSIGFIVYGVVTGTSIGKLFLAGIGPGLLIAFLFSLYCYAYSKIKGIGNAEKASWSERKDAIKDGALVLGFPAIIVGGIYGGFFTPTEAAAMGVAYAIFLEGVMYRSLTKETLVNAFLATGLITGVVFILVGAGQVFSWLISFLRLPQEVLPGIIGADPSQLRVIVLVAIAYFIACMFVDPIVAIYVLSPVFAPYVLHTGINPVLLGTIVTLQAAIGSATPPFGCDIFTAQLVFRRPYLEVIGHALPFILILLFVNVLLVLFPQIALFLPNSML, via the coding sequence ATGCTACTAGTATTCTTAACTATGATCATTCTGTTACTGCTGGGTTTTCCATTTATGGTAACTTTGTTGGGATCAACATTATTATATTTCTTTATTTATTTGCCCGGTTTCAATATGAACGTGGTTGTTCAGCAGATTATATCGGGGGTAAGTCCGCCGGCTTTGGTGGCAGTACCTATGTTTATCTTAGCGGCAGAAATCATCACCTCCGGAAAGTCCTCGCAAAAGCTTATTCGAATGATCAGGTCATTTGTAGGCCATATACCCGGTGGTCTGCCAATTACAACGAACTTAAGCTGCACTCTTTTTGGCGCTGTCTCCGGGTCGACTCAGGCTACGGTGTCTGCAATTGGCGGGGCTATGCGGCCGATGCTGCTTAAGGCTGGGTATCCGAGTTCATTTACGCTGGGACTGATTATTAATTCCAGTGATATAGCCTTTCTGATCCCGCCCAGCATTGGCTTTATTGTCTATGGAGTAGTGACCGGAACCTCAATTGGCAAGCTGTTCCTTGCCGGTATTGGCCCCGGCTTGTTAATCGCCTTCTTATTCTCATTATACTGCTATGCTTACTCCAAGATAAAGGGGATAGGAAACGCTGAAAAAGCCAGCTGGAGTGAGCGTAAAGATGCGATTAAAGATGGTGCTTTAGTGCTTGGATTTCCCGCTATTATTGTCGGCGGTATTTATGGTGGATTTTTTACCCCAACTGAAGCGGCGGCAATGGGAGTAGCTTATGCCATATTTCTTGAAGGTGTGATGTACCGCAGCCTTACTAAAGAAACTCTCGTCAACGCATTTTTGGCAACTGGACTTATTACCGGGGTGGTTTTTATTTTAGTGGGTGCAGGCCAAGTATTTTCCTGGTTGATTAGCTTTTTGAGGCTGCCTCAAGAGGTACTGCCGGGGATAATAGGAGCAGACCCATCGCAATTACGCGTTATAGTTTTGGTTGCAATTGCCTACTTTATTGCCTGTATGTTTGTAGATCCGATCGTAGCAATTTATGTTTTAAGCCCCGTTTTTGCTCCATACGTACTGCACACCGGAATCAATCCGGTTTTATTGGGAACCATTGTCACACTTCAGGCAGCGATCGGTTCGGCGACGCCACCATTTGGTTGTGATATTTTTACCGCCCAACTGGTGTTTCGACGGCCCTATCTAGAGGTAATTGGGCATGCGCTGCCGTTTATTCTAATTCTTCTTTTTGTAAACGTTTTGTTAGTGCTCTTCCCGCAAATTGCCCTCTTCCTGCCAAACAGTATGTTATAA
- a CDS encoding TRAP transporter small permease, with the protein MEKKSGGALKTVWSFFKQIANIVEWLEYWTLSAGVFALTTLWIVNVIARTFFTSIYFVEEVSQFLVLLITFTGLSYAVRRARHIRMGAIFDAMGPRLQKVLIFIISGVSMVLMFLMFKYSFGYTMESMTMSHTTPALRLPYWTFWAVLPIGFFLAGIQYIRTIIKNIVEKDVWLSPQQKSEYEIENVKGEV; encoded by the coding sequence GTGGAAAAGAAAAGTGGCGGCGCGCTAAAAACTGTATGGTCCTTTTTCAAGCAAATAGCGAATATTGTTGAGTGGCTTGAATACTGGACGTTGAGCGCGGGGGTTTTTGCACTAACCACATTATGGATCGTTAATGTCATTGCTCGTACTTTTTTTACCAGTATATATTTTGTTGAAGAGGTTTCCCAGTTCTTAGTGTTATTAATAACCTTCACCGGTTTGAGCTACGCAGTTCGCAGGGCGCGGCATATTCGTATGGGCGCTATTTTTGACGCGATGGGTCCTCGCTTGCAGAAAGTACTAATTTTTATTATTTCCGGTGTAAGCATGGTGCTGATGTTTTTAATGTTTAAATATTCTTTTGGATATACAATGGAAAGTATGACAATGTCTCACACCACACCGGCATTACGGCTGCCTTACTGGACTTTTTGGGCAGTTCTTCCTATCGGTTTTTTCTTGGCAGGAATCCAATATATTCGAACAATAATTAAAAACATTGTTGAAAAAGATGTTTGGCTATCGCCCCAGCAAAAAAGCGAGTATGAAATCGAAAATGTAAAGGGTGAAGTATAG